The proteins below are encoded in one region of Lepisosteus oculatus isolate fLepOcu1 chromosome 10, fLepOcu1.hap2, whole genome shotgun sequence:
- the ptp4a3b gene encoding protein tyrosine phosphatase type IVA 3 yields the protein MARMNRPAPVEVCYKNMRFLITHNPTNSTLNTFIEDLKKYGATTVVRVCEVTYDKAPLEKDGITVMDWPFDDGAPPPTKIVEDWLNLLKTKFCEDPGCCVAVHCVAGLGRAPVLVALALIESGMKYEDAIQFIRQKRRGAINSKQLTYLEKYRPKQRLRFKDPHNHKNKCCIM from the exons ATGGCTCGCATGAATCGGCCTGCGCCTGTGGAAGTCTGCTACAAGAACATGAGGTTCCTCATCACACACAACCCCACCAACTCTACTCTCAACACTTTCATTGAG GATCTGAAGAAGTATGGTGCAACCACAGTTGTTAGAGTCTGTGAAGTCACCTATGATAAAGCCCCATTAGAAAAGGATGGAATTACTGTGATG GACTGGCCTTTCGATGATGGGGCCCCTCCTCCCACCAAGATAGTGGAAGACTGGCTGAACCTCCTGAAGACTAAGTTCTGTGAGGATCCTGGCTGCTGTGTGGCAGTCCACTGTGTGGCAGGGCTTGGACG AGCTCCTGTCCTGGTGGCACTGGCGCTAATTGAGAGTGGGATGAAGTACGAGGATGCCATTCAGTTTATCAGACA GAAACGCAGGGGGGCCATCAACAGCAAGCAGCTGACCTACCTGGAGAAGTATCGACCCAAACAAAGACTCCGCTTCAAGGACCCGCACAACCACAAGAACAAGTGCTGCATCATGTGA